Proteins co-encoded in one Pseudarthrobacter chlorophenolicus A6 genomic window:
- a CDS encoding glycosyltransferase, translating to MTHQSDPRVVAVISAFHPPQDLPERVEKLNQQVVHTVVVDDGSDPQQTSSVLNGLEALGCTVLRMPGNVGIAAALNAGIDEALKAWSPDFLVTLDQDSALDDGYIAAALATYAEASANGIDVGLVSAQSHNGLDVPLLARRARFPEAFDPLQSGALIPVSTFRTAGMLDSRLFIDCVDSEFNLRVRSHGLATLVGKGCNMTHALGQAQPMMLFGWHVSVLGRKRHVHSHAPFRVYYMTRNNIHLWRQYGARFPIWLLRRLRFQLESDVFRMLYGANRKGQYQAFARGFVDGWLGRLGKIDPSFQRKLSA from the coding sequence GTGACGCACCAGAGTGACCCGCGTGTGGTGGCTGTTATCTCAGCCTTCCACCCTCCCCAGGACCTTCCCGAGAGGGTCGAAAAACTCAACCAGCAAGTCGTTCACACAGTTGTTGTCGACGACGGTTCCGACCCCCAGCAAACGAGCAGCGTGCTGAATGGTCTGGAAGCGCTGGGATGCACCGTGCTTCGCATGCCCGGGAACGTGGGAATTGCCGCAGCACTGAACGCAGGAATCGATGAAGCGCTCAAGGCATGGTCTCCGGATTTCCTCGTCACGCTTGACCAGGACTCCGCGCTCGATGATGGCTACATCGCTGCCGCATTGGCAACGTACGCGGAGGCAAGTGCCAACGGGATCGACGTCGGCCTGGTCAGTGCCCAGTCGCACAACGGCCTCGACGTTCCGCTGCTGGCCAGGCGGGCACGGTTTCCCGAAGCCTTCGACCCCCTGCAATCGGGTGCCCTCATCCCGGTATCCACGTTTAGAACGGCCGGAATGCTCGATAGCAGGCTGTTCATTGACTGCGTCGATTCTGAATTCAACCTCCGTGTCAGGTCCCACGGCCTGGCCACCCTCGTGGGCAAGGGATGCAACATGACGCATGCCCTTGGCCAGGCACAGCCAATGATGCTGTTCGGATGGCATGTCAGCGTATTGGGCCGAAAGCGCCACGTACATTCACATGCCCCTTTCCGGGTGTACTACATGACCCGGAACAACATCCACCTTTGGCGGCAGTACGGTGCCAGATTCCCGATCTGGCTGCTCCGCAGGCTCCGCTTCCAACTGGAAAGCGACGTCTTCAGGATGCTGTACGGCGCCAATCGGAAAGGGCAGTACCAGGCGTTTGCCCGCGGCTTCGTGGATGGCTGGCTCGGAAGGCTCGGCAAGATCGATCCCTCGTTCCAGCGGAAGCTCAGCGCATGA
- a CDS encoding glycosyltransferase, with translation MSAAGGVRVSVCMATYNGQEYVAEQIQSILSQLSPADELIIVDDASKDNTLDVVRRLEDPRIVLLPSAENKGYVASFEKAVSASRGEYIMLSDQDDIWLPGRVETLVNALQTKDFAASNFTVFGGPANRYHKVQLKESDSGRWLANLVTTWIGIRPYYGCTMAFTSRAKNMILPFPKFLNETHDQWIAIVGNRNRSMVHVAAPTVARRLHDDNTTPKSRRPVAVILRARMMLLRAFLVALGRKADTR, from the coding sequence ATGAGCGCGGCCGGCGGTGTGCGGGTATCCGTATGCATGGCAACGTACAACGGCCAGGAGTACGTTGCAGAACAGATTCAATCCATCCTGTCGCAGCTGTCGCCCGCGGACGAGCTCATCATTGTGGACGATGCGTCCAAGGACAACACGCTCGACGTCGTCCGTCGCCTTGAGGATCCGCGCATAGTCCTCCTGCCAAGCGCGGAGAACAAGGGCTACGTTGCGAGTTTCGAAAAGGCAGTCTCCGCCAGCAGGGGCGAGTACATCATGCTGTCGGACCAGGACGACATCTGGCTCCCCGGACGCGTCGAGACGTTGGTGAACGCCCTGCAGACCAAGGACTTCGCCGCCAGCAATTTCACCGTGTTCGGCGGCCCGGCCAACAGGTACCACAAGGTTCAGCTCAAGGAGTCTGACAGTGGCCGATGGCTGGCCAACCTGGTCACCACGTGGATAGGCATCCGCCCCTACTACGGGTGCACCATGGCATTCACGTCCCGGGCAAAGAACATGATCCTTCCCTTCCCGAAGTTCCTCAACGAGACCCACGACCAGTGGATTGCCATCGTGGGCAACCGGAATCGGAGCATGGTCCACGTTGCGGCGCCCACAGTGGCCCGCCGCCTGCACGACGACAACACGACGCCCAAGTCACGTCGACCGGTTGCGGTGATCCTGCGCGCCAGGATGATGCTCCTTCGCGCCTTCCTTGTGGCACTGGGCCGGAAGGCGGACACGCGATGA
- a CDS encoding glycosyltransferase → MTTLPGSPRDKPAAGGLASSFGAVALAAYQPDEPLFARQLRSIQAQTHKEFVCLISVDGDYQRVADMVHRACGDDNRFQVLGYDDRLGFHHNFERALTAVPAEAQWVALSDQDDYWYPEKLATLLPRLGEAALVTSQARVVPPHVSAANQDPSNGTLTDRRNVGPADLLANNQVTGSLCIFRRDVLDLALPFPSMAAPSQYHDHWIGLCSLVRGGMNIENLVLQDYIQHGGNVVGESRQSLPASVRNTLRFVQRYEGSTSLRSISSIIHKTGLGWRTLMARTLLDRAEQSGLPIGQELRQALELYARPYRWQLVRSLVGGVRRGNVSPIRALEISLGIVLPNFPPGGRDSVHRS, encoded by the coding sequence ATGACCACGCTGCCGGGCAGTCCCCGGGACAAGCCCGCTGCGGGCGGCCTCGCCTCCTCTTTTGGCGCCGTGGCGCTGGCGGCGTACCAGCCGGATGAACCCCTGTTTGCCCGCCAGCTGCGCTCCATCCAGGCGCAAACACACAAGGAGTTCGTCTGCCTCATCTCGGTTGATGGCGACTACCAGCGAGTTGCCGACATGGTGCACCGGGCCTGCGGCGATGACAACCGGTTCCAGGTCCTCGGATACGACGACCGCCTGGGTTTCCACCACAACTTCGAACGCGCACTCACCGCGGTACCGGCCGAGGCCCAGTGGGTGGCACTGAGCGACCAGGACGACTACTGGTATCCCGAGAAGTTGGCGACCCTCCTCCCCCGCCTCGGAGAAGCCGCACTTGTCACCAGCCAGGCCCGGGTGGTGCCTCCACACGTTTCCGCCGCCAACCAGGATCCCTCCAACGGAACCCTTACTGACAGAAGGAACGTCGGGCCCGCCGATCTGCTGGCCAACAACCAGGTCACGGGTTCGCTCTGCATCTTCCGGCGCGACGTATTGGACCTTGCGTTGCCGTTCCCCTCAATGGCCGCGCCCTCGCAGTATCACGATCACTGGATCGGGCTTTGTTCATTGGTCCGCGGCGGAATGAACATCGAGAACCTGGTGCTCCAGGACTATATCCAACACGGCGGAAACGTGGTGGGCGAATCCCGGCAAAGCCTGCCCGCCTCAGTCCGCAACACTCTTCGATTCGTCCAACGGTATGAGGGAAGCACCTCCCTGCGGAGCATCAGCAGCATCATCCATAAGACAGGGCTTGGCTGGCGGACGCTCATGGCCAGGACCCTGCTGGATCGCGCAGAACAGTCCGGGCTCCCCATCGGACAGGAGTTGCGCCAGGCATTGGAGCTCTATGCGCGGCCATACAGGTGGCAGCTCGTCCGGTCCCTCGTGGGAGGAGTCCGCCGCGGCAACGTGTCCCCCATCCGGGCCTTGGAAATCAGCCTGGGCATCGTCCTGCCGAACTTCCCACCCGGCGGCCGGGACTCGGTGCACCGATCCTGA
- a CDS encoding lipopolysaccharide biosynthesis protein — protein MKAVLLRLAGFTGLPLLSIVTPFLLIPIVARVAGAEGWSSVAAGQSAGAFGGAVIAWGWNTLGPVEIAQNPAPQHRAEVYRESIRTRLVLSAAVAPFVFVLAWSLAAPEHRLDAAAMSMTTTVAGMSPAWFCIGAGKPTLLALFDTLPRVVATVIAVPVILMTSQIWLYAAILIVAVIASLMVFHRIAVPERGKTFASWRGTFQHLRGHFGPAAISLSGTTYAATPLPIGQAFVPNTVMAGFSSADTVYRFGLFSVMALGNTFQGWTLELQEASPRKRHAAAIVSHFVLGLAGAAFLTLLGPLATTLIFGADKSASMATCAFYGLSFLFISASTPFIRNLLLPQGRQRLILVWTLISAIVGVTLMFVAATRGWADGIALSMALSEAILFLGLLIPGLRLWQKA, from the coding sequence ATGAAGGCTGTTTTGCTGAGGCTTGCCGGTTTCACCGGACTGCCGCTGCTGTCGATCGTCACACCTTTCCTTCTTATACCGATCGTGGCCCGCGTAGCCGGAGCCGAGGGTTGGTCGAGCGTTGCGGCAGGTCAGTCAGCGGGCGCCTTTGGCGGTGCAGTTATCGCCTGGGGATGGAATACCCTCGGGCCCGTGGAAATCGCCCAGAACCCCGCGCCGCAGCACCGGGCTGAGGTCTACCGTGAAAGTATCCGGACAAGGCTGGTCTTGTCTGCCGCCGTCGCGCCCTTCGTCTTTGTCTTGGCCTGGAGCCTGGCTGCGCCGGAGCATCGCCTGGACGCGGCGGCGATGTCCATGACCACTACCGTGGCCGGAATGTCACCGGCATGGTTCTGCATTGGCGCCGGCAAGCCGACACTTCTTGCCCTTTTTGATACCTTGCCCCGGGTGGTAGCCACCGTCATTGCTGTCCCGGTCATCCTGATGACGTCGCAGATCTGGCTTTATGCGGCGATCCTGATTGTGGCCGTCATTGCGAGCCTCATGGTTTTCCACAGGATAGCGGTTCCTGAAAGGGGCAAGACGTTTGCGTCCTGGCGCGGCACCTTCCAGCATCTGCGCGGACATTTCGGCCCGGCAGCGATCAGCCTTTCCGGAACCACTTACGCAGCAACCCCTTTGCCGATCGGTCAGGCCTTCGTGCCCAACACCGTCATGGCAGGCTTCAGCTCCGCTGACACCGTCTACCGCTTTGGGCTCTTCTCGGTGATGGCATTGGGCAATACTTTCCAGGGCTGGACTCTGGAACTGCAGGAAGCAAGCCCCAGAAAGCGCCACGCGGCCGCCATCGTCTCCCATTTTGTCCTGGGACTCGCCGGGGCCGCTTTCCTTACCCTGCTGGGTCCGCTGGCAACGACGCTCATCTTCGGGGCTGACAAGAGCGCAAGTATGGCTACCTGCGCGTTTTACGGGCTGTCATTCCTGTTCATCTCCGCCAGTACGCCGTTCATCCGGAATCTTCTGCTGCCGCAGGGCCGCCAGCGCCTGATCCTGGTCTGGACCCTCATCTCGGCCATCGTCGGAGTGACTTTGATGTTTGTGGCCGCGACCCGCGGATGGGCGGACGGCATCGCCCTGTCCATGGCACTCAGCGAGGCGATCCTGTTCCTGGGATTGCTGATTCCCGGCCTGCGGCTGTGGCAGAAGGCCTGA
- a CDS encoding DUF6541 family protein produces the protein MSWFDTVPQFVLAAALLFLPGLAVGAAARLRGFRIFALAPGLSVSVVAVAAIVAPFAGIRWSLLPVLGVTTILAGLAFAASAVVARKSPVVQAHDGGNPRWVLVSILLAVAVAAFLVSRRLVEAIGHPESFSQTFDNVFHLNAIRYILDTGSGSSLTLNEMTGAASYPAAWHDLVSLLASVGGGGIPVSVNVINIVVAAVVWPLGCMYLGRTIWGNRPAIVLSAGVLSAGFGAFPISLLDFGVLYPNFLAVALLPLVLGVSLEVLGLSAVPVHSRIIEALVLLAVLPGVALAHPSAAMAWIALLAPPVVFVYARFLVRTWTSARGRTGWAATAALVALGVIAVVVVRILWDLVRPPAEAAFWPPVESSGQAIGEVIASSAIGRPVAWAVMALTLVGIFVVVRSGRQLWWLGTYAVAAFLFVVVSSFPADDFRTYWTGIWYNDPPRLAALLPLVTIPLATRGAVCAWELLLQGVTRGARSVQRKRTAERGKALVKGARVPQATYMVVAGLIAVLALGALTQRGSVRQAQDSMAGSYRLSADSPLISSDELELIDRLPEEVPEDAVMVGNPWNGSSLAYALADRKLIQLHILSAVPDGTGALLNGPAPSKDDPAVCPAVRKLNIDYILDFGHREVHGRDSGYKGLDSLIAAGMATLEDSEGDAKLYKLRLCGN, from the coding sequence TTGTCCTGGTTTGATACAGTCCCACAGTTCGTCCTGGCAGCGGCTTTGCTGTTTCTTCCGGGACTCGCCGTGGGTGCCGCAGCCAGGTTGAGGGGATTCCGTATCTTCGCCCTGGCACCGGGACTCAGTGTGTCGGTAGTGGCCGTTGCCGCGATCGTTGCGCCGTTCGCTGGAATCCGGTGGTCACTGCTGCCCGTCCTGGGCGTCACTACCATTTTGGCCGGGCTCGCATTTGCCGCGTCGGCAGTGGTGGCTAGGAAGAGCCCGGTGGTTCAGGCCCATGACGGCGGCAATCCACGTTGGGTCCTGGTTTCAATCCTGCTGGCGGTTGCCGTGGCAGCCTTTTTGGTTTCCCGCCGGCTTGTTGAAGCCATCGGCCACCCGGAGTCCTTTTCACAGACATTTGACAATGTCTTTCATCTCAATGCGATCCGATACATCCTCGATACCGGCTCAGGATCATCCCTGACGCTTAATGAGATGACCGGTGCGGCGTCGTACCCCGCGGCTTGGCATGACCTTGTCTCATTGCTGGCCAGCGTTGGCGGCGGTGGAATACCGGTATCGGTCAATGTGATCAACATTGTCGTCGCCGCCGTTGTCTGGCCCCTGGGCTGCATGTACCTCGGACGAACCATCTGGGGTAACCGCCCCGCAATCGTCCTCTCCGCCGGTGTCCTGTCCGCCGGATTCGGAGCCTTTCCCATTTCGCTGCTCGATTTTGGGGTGCTCTACCCGAATTTCCTTGCCGTCGCCCTCCTGCCCCTGGTTCTGGGTGTCTCGCTTGAAGTACTCGGATTGTCTGCAGTGCCGGTTCACTCGAGGATCATTGAAGCACTCGTCCTCCTCGCAGTCCTGCCGGGCGTCGCCCTGGCCCACCCCAGCGCGGCCATGGCCTGGATTGCCCTGCTGGCGCCGCCCGTAGTTTTCGTCTACGCGCGATTTCTGGTGCGGACATGGACTTCGGCGCGCGGGCGCACCGGATGGGCAGCCACGGCGGCCCTGGTGGCGTTGGGCGTGATCGCCGTCGTCGTTGTTCGCATTCTCTGGGACCTCGTCCGGCCACCAGCGGAAGCTGCCTTCTGGCCACCTGTTGAGAGTAGTGGCCAGGCTATTGGCGAAGTTATCGCCAGCTCCGCGATTGGCCGCCCCGTAGCCTGGGCCGTCATGGCCCTGACCCTCGTTGGCATCTTCGTAGTGGTGAGGTCCGGCCGGCAGCTCTGGTGGTTGGGAACCTATGCCGTGGCGGCGTTCCTCTTCGTCGTGGTCAGTTCGTTCCCCGCGGACGACTTCCGGACTTACTGGACGGGAATCTGGTACAACGATCCTCCCCGGCTTGCCGCCCTCTTGCCGTTGGTTACGATTCCCCTTGCCACCCGTGGTGCCGTCTGTGCTTGGGAGCTGCTGCTCCAGGGAGTCACCCGCGGCGCGCGAAGTGTCCAGCGGAAGCGTACGGCGGAACGGGGCAAAGCCCTCGTAAAGGGTGCCCGTGTCCCGCAGGCAACCTACATGGTGGTTGCCGGCCTCATTGCCGTGCTGGCACTGGGTGCGCTCACACAGCGCGGAAGCGTGCGCCAGGCGCAGGACTCGATGGCCGGTTCATACCGGCTTTCTGCTGACTCACCCCTGATCTCCAGTGATGAGCTGGAGCTGATTGACCGCCTGCCGGAGGAGGTGCCTGAGGACGCCGTCATGGTAGGGAACCCCTGGAACGGCAGTTCCCTGGCTTATGCACTGGCCGACCGAAAGCTCATCCAGCTGCACATCCTTAGCGCCGTTCCTGACGGAACGGGTGCGCTTCTTAACGGGCCTGCCCCGTCGAAGGACGATCCTGCAGTCTGCCCTGCGGTCCGGAAACTGAACATCGACTACATCCTTGACTTTGGCCACCGCGAAGTGCATGGCCGGGACAGCGGTTACAAGGGGCTGGACAGCCTCATTGCCGCAGGCATGGCCACTCTTGAAGATTCGGAAGGCGACGCCAAGCTCTACAAGCTGCGGCTTTGCGGAAACTGA
- a CDS encoding ABC transporter ATP-binding protein codes for MVNAIEVSDISKQFVLRHTRSIKEAVVWLVKGRKGDLSEKFHALKNVSVDVKTGETVALLGLNGSGKSTLLKHISGVMLPDTGTVRTRGRVAGLIEVGAGFHPDLSGRDNVFLNGAILGMTEQQVKDRFDDIVEFSEIGQFIDTEVKFYSSGMYLRLAFSVAVHTDPEVFLIDEILAVGDEPFQRKCIDKIQELARDGKTLVVVSHDLDLVSRICDRGILLEHGNVKFDGPIHEAVSILRA; via the coding sequence GTGGTCAACGCAATCGAAGTTTCAGACATCAGCAAGCAGTTCGTCCTCCGGCACACGCGCTCGATCAAAGAGGCCGTCGTTTGGTTGGTCAAGGGCCGGAAAGGCGACCTGTCCGAAAAGTTCCATGCTCTGAAGAACGTCTCCGTCGACGTCAAGACGGGGGAGACCGTGGCACTGCTGGGCCTTAATGGTTCGGGCAAATCGACGCTGCTGAAGCACATCTCCGGCGTGATGCTGCCGGATACCGGAACCGTCAGGACCAGGGGGCGGGTGGCGGGCCTCATCGAGGTGGGCGCCGGCTTCCACCCCGACCTGTCCGGCCGGGACAACGTCTTCCTCAACGGGGCCATCCTGGGAATGACTGAGCAACAGGTCAAGGACCGGTTCGACGATATTGTCGAATTCTCCGAGATCGGGCAATTCATTGATACCGAGGTTAAGTTCTACTCGTCAGGAATGTATTTACGGCTCGCATTTTCCGTGGCCGTCCATACGGATCCCGAAGTGTTCCTGATCGATGAGATTCTGGCAGTGGGCGACGAGCCTTTCCAGCGAAAGTGCATCGACAAGATCCAGGAACTCGCCCGCGACGGAAAGACGCTTGTGGTGGTGAGCCACGACCTTGACCTGGTCTCCCGCATTTGCGACCGCGGAATCCTCCTGGAGCACGGTAACGTGAAATTCGACGGACCAATCCACGAGGCAGTTTCGATCCTGCGCGCCTGA
- a CDS encoding ABC transporter permease: protein MSASSPAELTSPGLGGGLRDIRQSGFLLKLLVRKELKVRYRGSVLGLLWSYVKPGVQFVVFYVALGVFLGLERSARNPEGLPNYAVYLFSGIVLINFFSEALGNASRSIVNNGNLIKKIYLPRELFPVASVWVSAVHFFPQLVVLVAGCLLAGWHPSMFQLLAAVAGFVIVGLLATGLGLLFGSANVYFRDSENLVDMLLMVATWASPVMYAWSMVEAKLGSTWFAIYQANPITIGVELFHYAFWFPTTDGTTAMPPNLFTLWTPLGLVIALAIVILGQFTFRRLEGRFAQEL from the coding sequence GTGAGTGCATCATCTCCGGCTGAACTGACAAGTCCAGGGCTTGGGGGTGGACTGCGGGACATCCGGCAGTCAGGATTCCTCCTAAAGCTCTTGGTCCGCAAAGAACTCAAGGTCCGGTACCGCGGGTCCGTGCTCGGACTGCTGTGGTCCTACGTAAAACCCGGCGTTCAGTTCGTCGTCTTCTATGTGGCCCTTGGTGTATTCCTGGGACTGGAGCGCAGCGCGAGGAACCCTGAGGGGCTTCCCAACTATGCCGTCTACCTCTTCTCGGGGATCGTACTGATCAACTTCTTCTCTGAGGCGCTGGGAAACGCGTCACGTTCGATTGTGAACAACGGGAACCTGATCAAGAAGATCTACCTGCCACGTGAGCTTTTCCCGGTTGCCTCAGTATGGGTGTCCGCGGTTCACTTTTTCCCGCAGCTGGTGGTGCTGGTGGCCGGCTGCCTTCTGGCGGGATGGCATCCGAGTATGTTCCAGCTGCTGGCAGCGGTGGCGGGCTTCGTGATCGTGGGCCTCCTGGCTACCGGTCTTGGCTTGCTTTTCGGGTCTGCAAATGTGTACTTCCGGGACTCGGAGAACCTGGTGGACATGCTCCTGATGGTTGCCACCTGGGCTTCGCCTGTGATGTACGCGTGGTCGATGGTGGAAGCAAAACTCGGTTCGACGTGGTTTGCCATCTATCAGGCGAACCCCATCACTATTGGTGTGGAACTGTTCCATTACGCGTTTTGGTTCCCCACGACGGATGGCACCACCGCCATGCCACCCAATCTCTTCACCCTGTGGACACCGCTGGGCCTGGTTATCGCCCTGGCCATTGTCATTTTGGGTCAGTTCACCTTCCGGCGGCTCGAGGGCCGCTTCGCTCAGGAGCTGTGA
- a CDS encoding glycosyltransferase → MSVPTDTKNQNKAEGGAAETGQQWQTLQRVILPSASQMDTVPLYMDMGTATGIQLPTAGDRDGKTPKARTISSPTKEAHVEDFLSRHSTSVRSGERVSFGSYFNAFPASYWRRWTTVDKVRLQVRTQGAGSVIVYKSNARGSLQRVDTRRVEGTAENFFELSLAPFGDGGWYWFDLLAGTEPLVMLDAEWQGPAVETSPGSVTLQITTLNKTDFCLNNLRLLAESKEALDHVQEILIVDQGTQKLADADGFDDIKKMLNGKLRIINQSNLGGSGGFARGMFEAVENGSDYALLMDDDVVVEPESIIRLLTFADRCKTPTLVGGHMFDLYNRTVLHTFGEVVNPYRFQPSLPSDEMILGHDFQSSNLRQTSWLHRRCDVDYNGWWMCLIPTQVIREIGLSLPLFIKWDDSEYGLRAKAHGYSTVSLPGSAVWHVSWIDKDDLVGWQAYFHARNRVVAALLHSPYEFGGRVIKESQYADVKHLVSMQYATAQGRQWALEDVLKGPEALPELLPAKLPQIREMMSAHPDAVFKPNPEDFPAAKMDKPPRRGHGPAQPSKISLLPWAAKTVVRQLASPVKETSTERPQTTIAHQDNRWWRMAQYDSAVVSNAEGTGASWYKRDPKQLRKMLAESARLHSALLKEWPALSRKYKAAVADLTSMESWRKTFEQHTQNEIK, encoded by the coding sequence ATGAGCGTCCCCACCGATACCAAGAACCAGAACAAGGCCGAGGGCGGCGCCGCGGAAACAGGCCAGCAGTGGCAGACCCTGCAGCGCGTGATCCTTCCCAGCGCCAGCCAGATGGATACTGTTCCCCTCTACATGGACATGGGAACCGCCACGGGAATCCAACTGCCGACGGCCGGCGACAGGGACGGGAAAACCCCCAAGGCCCGAACCATCAGCAGCCCTACCAAGGAAGCGCACGTGGAGGATTTCCTCTCACGCCACTCGACGTCCGTGCGGTCGGGCGAACGCGTGTCCTTCGGCAGCTATTTCAATGCCTTCCCCGCCAGCTACTGGCGGCGCTGGACCACCGTGGACAAGGTCCGGCTGCAGGTCCGTACGCAGGGCGCTGGTTCTGTCATCGTGTACAAGTCGAACGCCCGCGGATCGCTGCAGCGCGTGGACACGCGCCGGGTTGAGGGTACTGCCGAGAACTTCTTCGAACTGTCGCTGGCACCCTTCGGTGACGGCGGCTGGTACTGGTTTGACCTGCTGGCCGGAACTGAGCCACTGGTGATGCTCGATGCGGAATGGCAGGGCCCTGCCGTTGAGACCAGCCCGGGCTCCGTAACCCTCCAGATCACCACCCTGAACAAGACGGACTTCTGCCTTAACAACCTCCGGCTCTTGGCCGAAAGCAAAGAGGCCCTCGACCACGTACAGGAAATCCTGATTGTGGACCAGGGAACCCAGAAGCTCGCAGATGCTGACGGGTTCGACGACATCAAAAAGATGCTCAACGGCAAGTTGCGCATCATCAACCAGTCCAACCTCGGCGGGTCGGGCGGATTCGCCCGTGGCATGTTCGAGGCCGTTGAGAACGGCAGCGACTACGCATTGCTCATGGACGACGACGTCGTCGTGGAGCCGGAAAGCATCATCCGGCTGCTGACCTTTGCTGATCGCTGCAAGACTCCCACCCTGGTGGGCGGACACATGTTCGATCTCTACAACCGGACGGTGCTGCATACCTTTGGAGAGGTGGTCAACCCCTACCGGTTCCAGCCGTCGCTTCCCAGCGACGAAATGATCCTGGGTCACGACTTCCAGTCCTCCAACCTTCGTCAGACGTCCTGGCTGCACCGCCGCTGCGACGTTGACTACAACGGGTGGTGGATGTGCCTGATTCCCACGCAGGTAATCCGGGAAATCGGGCTCTCCCTTCCTTTGTTCATCAAATGGGACGATTCGGAGTACGGGCTGCGTGCGAAGGCCCACGGTTACTCCACGGTGTCCCTCCCGGGATCGGCCGTGTGGCACGTCTCCTGGATCGACAAGGACGACCTCGTTGGTTGGCAGGCGTACTTCCACGCCCGGAACCGCGTGGTGGCTGCGCTGCTCCACAGTCCCTACGAGTTCGGCGGGCGCGTCATCAAGGAATCGCAGTATGCCGATGTCAAACACCTTGTTTCCATGCAATACGCCACCGCACAGGGCCGCCAGTGGGCGCTTGAGGACGTCCTGAAAGGCCCCGAAGCCTTGCCTGAACTCCTCCCGGCCAAGCTGCCCCAGATCCGCGAAATGATGTCCGCGCACCCCGACGCCGTCTTCAAACCCAATCCTGAGGACTTCCCTGCGGCAAAGATGGACAAGCCGCCGCGCCGAGGACATGGGCCGGCCCAGCCGTCCAAGATTTCCCTGCTTCCCTGGGCAGCAAAGACCGTGGTCCGCCAGCTGGCGAGCCCGGTGAAGGAAACCAGCACCGAACGTCCGCAGACGACCATTGCCCACCAGGACAACCGGTGGTGGCGCATGGCGCAGTACGATAGCGCAGTAGTCTCAAACGCCGAGGGGACCGGTGCGTCCTGGTACAAGCGCGACCCCAAGCAACTTAGGAAGATGCTGGCTGAAAGTGCCCGCCTGCACTCCGCGCTGCTCAAGGAATGGCCCGCGCTCAGCAGGAAGTACAAGGCAGCTGTCGCGGACCTGACGTCGATGGAATCCTGGAGGAAGACGTTCGAGCAACACACCCAGAACGAAATCAAGTGA
- the glf gene encoding UDP-galactopyranose mutase, which translates to MTADLVIVGSGFFGLTIAEQAATELGLKVVVLDRRHHIGGNAYSEKEEQTGIEVHRYGAHLFHTSNERVWEYVNRFTSFTNYVHKVYGVHKGEVYSLPINLATINQFFRANLTPGQAKDLIQEQAGELAGTDPQNLNDKGIQLIGRPLYEAFIKHYTGKQWQTDPKDLPAGIISRLPVRYNYDNRYFNDKYEGLPTNGYTAWIEKMAEHPNIEVRLNTDFFDESHEYSKNKVVGNIPVVYTGPVDRYFDYAEGDLSWRTIDFEEEVLDVGDFQGTSVVNYNDEDVAYTRVIEPRHFHPEREYQTEKTVIMREFSRFAEKGDEPYYPINTSADRDRLLKYRDLAAGEKDVLFGGRLGTYKYLDMHMAIGSALTMFDNKIRPHFEAGADIESGGVDA; encoded by the coding sequence GTGACCGCTGACCTCGTCATCGTAGGGTCCGGCTTTTTTGGCCTGACAATCGCAGAACAGGCCGCCACTGAGCTCGGCTTGAAGGTCGTTGTCCTCGACCGTCGCCACCACATCGGCGGAAACGCCTACAGCGAAAAGGAAGAGCAGACAGGTATCGAGGTGCACCGCTACGGTGCCCACCTGTTCCACACCTCAAACGAGCGCGTGTGGGAGTACGTCAACCGGTTCACCAGCTTCACCAACTACGTGCACAAGGTTTACGGGGTCCACAAGGGCGAGGTTTACTCCCTTCCCATCAACCTCGCCACCATCAACCAGTTCTTCCGGGCCAACCTCACACCGGGCCAGGCCAAGGACCTGATCCAGGAACAGGCCGGAGAACTTGCAGGCACCGACCCGCAGAACCTCAACGACAAGGGAATCCAGCTGATCGGGCGTCCCCTGTACGAGGCCTTCATCAAGCACTACACGGGCAAGCAGTGGCAGACGGACCCTAAGGACCTTCCCGCCGGGATCATTTCGCGGCTCCCGGTTCGCTACAACTACGACAACCGGTACTTCAACGACAAGTACGAGGGCCTGCCCACCAACGGCTACACGGCCTGGATCGAAAAAATGGCGGAGCACCCGAACATCGAGGTCCGACTCAATACGGACTTCTTCGACGAGTCGCACGAGTACAGCAAGAACAAGGTCGTCGGCAATATCCCGGTTGTCTACACGGGGCCCGTTGACCGCTACTTCGATTACGCCGAGGGTGACCTGTCCTGGCGCACGATTGATTTCGAAGAGGAAGTGCTCGATGTCGGCGACTTCCAGGGTACGTCCGTGGTCAACTACAACGACGAAGACGTGGCCTACACCCGCGTTATCGAACCCCGGCACTTCCACCCCGAGCGGGAATACCAGACGGAAAAGACCGTCATCATGCGCGAGTTCTCGCGCTTTGCCGAGAAGGGCGACGAGCCCTACTACCCGATCAACACATCGGCAGACCGCGACCGGCTGCTCAAGTACCGCGATCTCGCGGCCGGTGAAAAGGACGTCCTGTTCGGAGGCCGCCTGGGCACCTACAAGTACCTTGACATGCACATGGCCATCGGTTCTGCCCTGACCATGTTCGACAACAAGATCCGCCCTCACTTCGAGGCGGGAGCCGACATCGAAAGCGGAGGAGTCGACGCATGA